The region CGGTGCATAAATTAGCCGGACATGAGCCATTTTTTCTGCACATGGTGTCTGCTAAACTATCGTTTTTAAGCCGAAATGTGCGGAAAATAATCGCAGCACGAGACCAACTGGATTATCAGAATGATGGGATTTATATGTGCATTAATTTGCAACGCTGGGTCTGTGATGTAACTGCCAAGCCGTAACATGTAAGTTTTATAATCTTATATTTTCTTGGATTCGGTTCCAGGAAGATATTTAGACGCCATTGCGCATGTGTGTCAAAGGTCAAAATGTAGCACGTCATCAAGCTATCATTTGACGATATGCTGTTGGGTGAAAGCAaagttaaaaacaaaaatgattgaccCTGTCAGtgaataaagatatatattaccTTCTGGACTTAGTGACATGATTATGGGAGGATCTAAGTCAAGTGTTGCATCTATTCCGACCCAAGCTTCTCTGTTTTCGTTAGCGCTTATAATTTTCTCCATAGTCTCGTCGACgttctttatcaaattttccggTGGTGGCCCCCCTCCAGTTTTGTGTGCTAGTTTCCTTCTTTCCGAATTCATACACTTTGCTTTAGCGCTCATGTTTTTCCATTTGAATTTAAGTTCATCTGGTTTTCTCACACAGTGCCCTAGGCTGTTTACTGCACTAGCCACCTCTCCCCATTTCTTCGCTTTCAGCTTGTTTGTGACATCGTTATTCAACTTTGAAAATAACACATCACCATTTTTCATTACAACGTCAGTGAGAACGGCCATCTCGTCTTTAGTAAAGTTAGGACTTCTTTTTTTAAGCTGTTTTTCGTTGCTGCACGTTGCCATTTTGAGAATTACCAATTCAAACTCTGAATTAAGATGGTTACTATGGAGATATGactttgac is a window of Tubulanus polymorphus chromosome 2, tnTubPoly1.2, whole genome shotgun sequence DNA encoding:
- the LOC141898945 gene encoding uncharacterized protein LOC141898945, whose translation is MIIQFELVILKMATCSNEKQLKKRSPNFTKDEMAVLTDVVMKNGDVLFSKLNNDVTNKLKAKKWGEVASAVNSLGHCVRKPDELKFKWKNMSAKAKCMNSERRKLAHKTGGGPPPENLIKNVDETMEKIISANENREAWVGIDATLDLDPPIIMSLSPEVSKIETLPSNPITLMGDDGTVYEVTESFLPLPATETNVSEMHVQDISTSDNIGTIPNTEKAKKRRYTQQDLLNEQVNYMKVKAKKVEMEMRLLELKIKKLEKEE